In one window of Astyanax mexicanus isolate ESR-SI-001 chromosome 18, AstMex3_surface, whole genome shotgun sequence DNA:
- the LOC103025472 gene encoding presenilins-associated rhomboid-like protein, mitochondrial isoform X2: MAWMSRAGSWAVWSGATGAVLHQPGAHRGFLLPHQQRCGFRKALKKVEPKKEAEQAELVQKKDMAPQVEPPTPHQPDRSFGRLVKPLVFTVGFTGCSFGGAAIWQYESLKSRVQSYFDEVRTDWLDKLRPQKHGDFRKEINQWWNSLSEGQKYVTGIIATNVLVFCCWRVPSLQRSMLKYFTSNPASKTLCWPMLLSTFSHYSLFHMAANMYVLWSFSSSIVNIMGKEQFLAMYLSAGVISSFVSYVCKTATGRLGPSLGASGAIMTVLAAVCTKMPEAKLAIIFLPMYTFTAGNALKVIIAMDTAGLIMGWRFFDHAAHLGGALFGIWYVLYGHELIWKNREPLVKMWHNLRTRGPGSGGNGSL, from the exons ATGGCGTGGATGAGCAGAGCGGGCAGTTGGGCAGTGTGGAGCGGGGCAACAGGGGCAGTTCTCCATCAACCCGGAGCACACAGAgg ATTTCTCCTTCCCCATCAGCAGAGATGTGGCTTCCGAAAGGCTTTGAAAAAGGTGGAGCCAAAGAAGGAGGCGGAGCAGGCTGAACTGGTGCAAAAGAAAGACATGGCTCCACAGGTTGAACCTCCCACCCCGCACCAGCCCGACAGGTCATTCGGCCGACTGGTGAAGCCGCTGGTGTTCACAGTGGGG TTTACAGGTTGTTCGTTTGGAGGGGCAGCAATCTGGCAGTACGAAAGTCTGAAGTCTCGTGTTCAGAGCTATTTTGACGAGGTGCGAACTGACTGGCTGGATAAGCTGCGGCCACAGAAACACGGAGATTTCCGCAAAgag ATTAATCAGTGGTGGAACAGTCTGAGTGAAGGCCAGAAATACGTTACGGGGATCATAGCGACCAATGTTCTAGTGTTTTGTTGTTGGCGAGTCCCGTCTCTTCAGCGTTCCATGTTAAAATACTTCACTTCTAACCCCGCCTCCA aaacTCTGTGCTGGCCAATGCTGCTGTCTACCTTCAGTCATTACTCTCTGTTCCACATGGCCGCCAACATGTACGTCCTGTGGAGCTTCTCGTCCAGTATCGTCAACATTATGGGCAAAGAGCAGTTCCTCGCTATGTACCtgtcagcag gGGTTATCTCCTCGTTTGTCAGTTATGTGTGTAAAACAGCCACAGGCCGGCTGGGACCATCACTGGGCgca TCTGGGGCTATAATGACCGTCCTGGCGGCCGTGTGCACGAAGATGCCCGAAGCGAAACTTGCAATCATCTTCCTCCCCATGTACACCTTCACTGCTGGGAat GCACTGAAAGTCATCATTGCCATGGATACGGCTGGCCTAATTATGGGATGGCGTTTTTTTGACCATGCTGCACATTTAGGAGGAGCTCTGTTTGGCAT atggtaTGTCCTGTACGGTCATGAGCTGATCTGGAAGAACAGAGAGCCACTAGTGAAGATGTGGCATAACCTCAGGACCCGAGGCCCCGGCTCTGGAGGAAACGGCTCACTCTAG
- the LOC103025996 gene encoding nucleotidyltransferase MB21D2 isoform X2 encodes MRRAASRVMAARALSPRPGSAPGPGLLDFRSGARLRDLQRLITELSAHEQREHDDQRALELHTAKDFIFSVLGMVQKLDQKLPVANEYLLLSGGVREGVVDMELDEMSVYARGTDYDVDYTLLVPALKLHDRNQPVTLDMRHSAPGHSWLSLRLFDEGTVGRWKDCCTEADHDVSEVNNYFFSPTLVSDWFHEALGSVLRELGRKPQRGTPRVEKLEHCGTVISIILAAGGSRVLYDVVPVVSFKGWPAVAQGWLMENHFWDGKITEEEVISGFYLLPTCSPTGRKENEWRLSFARSEVQLKKCISTGLMQAFQACKVLISKLLLSRTKAVSPYHLRSLMLWACDRLPHAYLAQEDHSAHFLLGLLDDLQHCLVNKACPNYFIPQCNMLEHLSESAAILHARRLSSVRSDPAEHLRSAIQHAGVSANLPPATPTTPPDPSSDPASDATHDHSLAQKLQQLVTENPGKSISVFINPDDVTRPHFRIDDKFF; translated from the exons ATGCGCCGTGCGGCTTCTCGTGTGATGGCTGCGCGCGCGCTCTCCCCGCGGCCCGGTTCGGCTCCCGGTCCCGGTCTGCTGGACTTTAGGTCGGGCGCGCGCCTGCGGGATCTGCAGCGGCTCATAACGGAGCTAAGCGCGCATGAGCAGCGCGAGCATGACGACCAGCGCGCGCTGGAGCTTCACACAGCCAAGGACTTCATCTTCTCTGtgctgg GCATGGTGCAGAAGCTGGACCAGAAGCTTCCAGTCGCTAATGAGTACCTGCTGCTGTCGGGTGGCGTGCGGGAGGGCGTGGTGGACATGGAACTGGATGAGATGAGCGTGTACGCCCGCGGGACTGACTATGATGTGGACTACACTCTGCTGGTCCCTGCCCTAAAGTTGCACGACCGCAACCAGCCAGTCACCCTGGACATGCGGCACTCGGCACCAGGCCACTCATGGCTTAGTCTGCGGCTCTTTGACGAG GGAACCGTGGGCAGGTGGAAGGACTGCTGCACGGAGGCTGACCACGATGTCAGCGAGGTCAACAACTACTTCTTCTCTCCTACTCTGGTTTCTGACTGGTTCCACGAGGCTCTGGGCTCTGTCCTGAGGGAGCTGGGTCGTAAGCCCCAGAGGGGGACACCTCGGGTAGAGAAGCTGGAGCACTGTGGGACGGTCATCTCCATCATCCTGGCCGCGGGTGGGAGTCGGGTCTTGTACGACGTCGTGCCCGTCGTTTCCTTTAAGGGTTGGCCAGCTGTAGCTCAGGGATGGCTGATGGAGAATCACTTCTGGGATGGCAAGATCACAGAGGAGGAGGTGATCAGTGGCTTCTACCTGCTGCCGACCTGCTCACCCACAGGCCGCAAGGAAAACGAGTGGCGACTGTCATTCGCACGCAGCGAGGTCCAGCTGAAAAAGTGCATCTCCACTGGCCTGATGCAGGCGTTCCAGGCCTGCAAGGTCCTGATCAGCAAGCTGCTGCTGTCACGAACCAAAGCGGTCAGTCCGTACCACCTGCGCTCGCTAATGCTGTGGGCCTGCGATCGACTGCCCCATGCCTACCTGGCTCAGGAGGACCACTCTGCCCACTTCCTGCTGGGTCTGCTGGATGACCTGCAGCACTGTTTGGTCAATAAGGCGTGTCCCAACTACTTTATTCCACAGTGCAACATGTTGGAGCACCTGAGTGAATCTGCAGCCATCCTGCACGCCCGCCGCCTCTCCTCTGTGCGCTCGGACCCGGCGGAGCACCTGCGCAGCGCCATCCAGCATGCCGGTGTCTCTGCCAATTTGCCTCCAGCCACGCCCACTACACCACCTGATCCCTCTTCTGACCCTGCTTCTGATGCCACCCATGACCACAGCCTTGCACAGAAGCTTCAGCAGCTGGTGACGGAGAATCCCGGGAAATCCATCTCTGTCTTCATTAACCCTGACGACGTCACACGGCCACACTTCCGCATTGACGACAAGTTCTTCTGA
- the LOC103025996 gene encoding nucleotidyltransferase MB21D2 isoform X1: MRRAASRVMAARALSPRPGSAPGPGLLDFRSGARLRDLQRLITELSAHEQREHDDQRALELHTAKDFIFSVLGMVQKLDQKLPVANEYLLLSGGVREGVVDMELDEMSVYARGTDYDVDYTLLVPALKLHDRNQPVTLDMRHSAPGHSWLSLRLFDELQANISLFHEGTVGRWKDCCTEADHDVSEVNNYFFSPTLVSDWFHEALGSVLRELGRKPQRGTPRVEKLEHCGTVISIILAAGGSRVLYDVVPVVSFKGWPAVAQGWLMENHFWDGKITEEEVISGFYLLPTCSPTGRKENEWRLSFARSEVQLKKCISTGLMQAFQACKVLISKLLLSRTKAVSPYHLRSLMLWACDRLPHAYLAQEDHSAHFLLGLLDDLQHCLVNKACPNYFIPQCNMLEHLSESAAILHARRLSSVRSDPAEHLRSAIQHAGVSANLPPATPTTPPDPSSDPASDATHDHSLAQKLQQLVTENPGKSISVFINPDDVTRPHFRIDDKFF, from the exons ATGCGCCGTGCGGCTTCTCGTGTGATGGCTGCGCGCGCGCTCTCCCCGCGGCCCGGTTCGGCTCCCGGTCCCGGTCTGCTGGACTTTAGGTCGGGCGCGCGCCTGCGGGATCTGCAGCGGCTCATAACGGAGCTAAGCGCGCATGAGCAGCGCGAGCATGACGACCAGCGCGCGCTGGAGCTTCACACAGCCAAGGACTTCATCTTCTCTGtgctgg GCATGGTGCAGAAGCTGGACCAGAAGCTTCCAGTCGCTAATGAGTACCTGCTGCTGTCGGGTGGCGTGCGGGAGGGCGTGGTGGACATGGAACTGGATGAGATGAGCGTGTACGCCCGCGGGACTGACTATGATGTGGACTACACTCTGCTGGTCCCTGCCCTAAAGTTGCACGACCGCAACCAGCCAGTCACCCTGGACATGCGGCACTCGGCACCAGGCCACTCATGGCTTAGTCTGCGGCTCTTTGACGAG TTGCAAGCTAACATCTCCCTCTTCCACGAGGGAACCGTGGGCAGGTGGAAGGACTGCTGCACGGAGGCTGACCACGATGTCAGCGAGGTCAACAACTACTTCTTCTCTCCTACTCTGGTTTCTGACTGGTTCCACGAGGCTCTGGGCTCTGTCCTGAGGGAGCTGGGTCGTAAGCCCCAGAGGGGGACACCTCGGGTAGAGAAGCTGGAGCACTGTGGGACGGTCATCTCCATCATCCTGGCCGCGGGTGGGAGTCGGGTCTTGTACGACGTCGTGCCCGTCGTTTCCTTTAAGGGTTGGCCAGCTGTAGCTCAGGGATGGCTGATGGAGAATCACTTCTGGGATGGCAAGATCACAGAGGAGGAGGTGATCAGTGGCTTCTACCTGCTGCCGACCTGCTCACCCACAGGCCGCAAGGAAAACGAGTGGCGACTGTCATTCGCACGCAGCGAGGTCCAGCTGAAAAAGTGCATCTCCACTGGCCTGATGCAGGCGTTCCAGGCCTGCAAGGTCCTGATCAGCAAGCTGCTGCTGTCACGAACCAAAGCGGTCAGTCCGTACCACCTGCGCTCGCTAATGCTGTGGGCCTGCGATCGACTGCCCCATGCCTACCTGGCTCAGGAGGACCACTCTGCCCACTTCCTGCTGGGTCTGCTGGATGACCTGCAGCACTGTTTGGTCAATAAGGCGTGTCCCAACTACTTTATTCCACAGTGCAACATGTTGGAGCACCTGAGTGAATCTGCAGCCATCCTGCACGCCCGCCGCCTCTCCTCTGTGCGCTCGGACCCGGCGGAGCACCTGCGCAGCGCCATCCAGCATGCCGGTGTCTCTGCCAATTTGCCTCCAGCCACGCCCACTACACCACCTGATCCCTCTTCTGACCCTGCTTCTGATGCCACCCATGACCACAGCCTTGCACAGAAGCTTCAGCAGCTGGTGACGGAGAATCCCGGGAAATCCATCTCTGTCTTCATTAACCCTGACGACGTCACACGGCCACACTTCCGCATTGACGACAAGTTCTTCTGA
- the LOC103025472 gene encoding presenilins-associated rhomboid-like protein, mitochondrial isoform X1, translating to MKVIPISSQTFIMKVISLQCEIGSVKGQIMAWMSRAGSWAVWSGATGAVLHQPGAHRGFLLPHQQRCGFRKALKKVEPKKEAEQAELVQKKDMAPQVEPPTPHQPDRSFGRLVKPLVFTVGFTGCSFGGAAIWQYESLKSRVQSYFDEVRTDWLDKLRPQKHGDFRKEINQWWNSLSEGQKYVTGIIATNVLVFCCWRVPSLQRSMLKYFTSNPASKTLCWPMLLSTFSHYSLFHMAANMYVLWSFSSSIVNIMGKEQFLAMYLSAGVISSFVSYVCKTATGRLGPSLGASGAIMTVLAAVCTKMPEAKLAIIFLPMYTFTAGNALKVIIAMDTAGLIMGWRFFDHAAHLGGALFGIWYVLYGHELIWKNREPLVKMWHNLRTRGPGSGGNGSL from the exons ATGAAGGTTATCCCCATTAGTTCacagacttttattatgaaagtTATCTCCTTGCAGTGTGAAATTGGCAGTGTGAAGGGGCAGATTATGGCGTGGATGAGCAGAGCGGGCAGTTGGGCAGTGTGGAGCGGGGCAACAGGGGCAGTTCTCCATCAACCCGGAGCACACAGAgg ATTTCTCCTTCCCCATCAGCAGAGATGTGGCTTCCGAAAGGCTTTGAAAAAGGTGGAGCCAAAGAAGGAGGCGGAGCAGGCTGAACTGGTGCAAAAGAAAGACATGGCTCCACAGGTTGAACCTCCCACCCCGCACCAGCCCGACAGGTCATTCGGCCGACTGGTGAAGCCGCTGGTGTTCACAGTGGGG TTTACAGGTTGTTCGTTTGGAGGGGCAGCAATCTGGCAGTACGAAAGTCTGAAGTCTCGTGTTCAGAGCTATTTTGACGAGGTGCGAACTGACTGGCTGGATAAGCTGCGGCCACAGAAACACGGAGATTTCCGCAAAgag ATTAATCAGTGGTGGAACAGTCTGAGTGAAGGCCAGAAATACGTTACGGGGATCATAGCGACCAATGTTCTAGTGTTTTGTTGTTGGCGAGTCCCGTCTCTTCAGCGTTCCATGTTAAAATACTTCACTTCTAACCCCGCCTCCA aaacTCTGTGCTGGCCAATGCTGCTGTCTACCTTCAGTCATTACTCTCTGTTCCACATGGCCGCCAACATGTACGTCCTGTGGAGCTTCTCGTCCAGTATCGTCAACATTATGGGCAAAGAGCAGTTCCTCGCTATGTACCtgtcagcag gGGTTATCTCCTCGTTTGTCAGTTATGTGTGTAAAACAGCCACAGGCCGGCTGGGACCATCACTGGGCgca TCTGGGGCTATAATGACCGTCCTGGCGGCCGTGTGCACGAAGATGCCCGAAGCGAAACTTGCAATCATCTTCCTCCCCATGTACACCTTCACTGCTGGGAat GCACTGAAAGTCATCATTGCCATGGATACGGCTGGCCTAATTATGGGATGGCGTTTTTTTGACCATGCTGCACATTTAGGAGGAGCTCTGTTTGGCAT atggtaTGTCCTGTACGGTCATGAGCTGATCTGGAAGAACAGAGAGCCACTAGTGAAGATGTGGCATAACCTCAGGACCCGAGGCCCCGGCTCTGGAGGAAACGGCTCACTCTAG